From the genome of Phreatobacter cathodiphilus, one region includes:
- a CDS encoding hydantoinase/oxoprolinase family protein: MTQSAITRLATDIGGTFTDIVLEHGDERFTTKVLTTPHAPEEAVVEGTRLVLTQAGIGFADLDVFVHGTTLATNAVIERKGAKTALIATDGFRDVIEIADEGRYDQYDIFIDKPRQLVPRELRFTVPERIDVTGKVWIDLDEAAVVAVAGALKAAGVEAVAVAFIHSYANAAHEARVRDILARETPGIAVTLSSEVCPEMREYERTSTAVANAYVQPLMAGYLGRLKARFAAEGYTKPIHLMTSGGSLATLETAARFPIRLVESGPAGGAILAAHIAAERGEGKVLSFDMGGTTAKICLIHDATPYKARTFEVDRQSRFMKGSGLPVRIPVIEMVEIGAGGGSIARVDTLKRITVGPDSAASVPGPACYGRGGELPTVTDADVALGKIEPARFAGGAITLYPEKADAALDASVGKPLSLSTAMAAHGVAEIVDENMANAARVHSVERGVVVSDHTMVAFGGAAPLHAARLAEKLGIARVVVPADAGVGSAVGFLRAPAAYELVHSKFMRLDKFDLAEANRLLAAMSAEATELASAAAGNRALTETRTAFMRYAGQGHEIAVALPNRPLAEADIPAMREHFEAGYRQLFARHIPGAAIEILSWSLLVTTDTARPPLLATPAAAAGPKPIGMRPVFDAKAGKTVEVPMYDRLAMAPGARIEGPAIVVEAGTSTYVTAAFDAEIDGGLGLVLTARKSTAKGQ; this comes from the coding sequence ATGACCCAATCCGCCATCACCCGTCTCGCCACCGATATCGGCGGCACCTTCACCGACATCGTGCTGGAGCACGGGGACGAGCGGTTCACCACCAAGGTGCTGACCACGCCCCACGCGCCGGAGGAAGCGGTGGTGGAGGGAACGCGCCTCGTCCTGACCCAGGCTGGCATCGGCTTCGCCGACCTCGATGTCTTCGTCCACGGCACGACGCTGGCCACCAACGCCGTGATCGAGCGCAAGGGCGCGAAGACGGCGCTGATCGCCACCGACGGCTTCCGCGACGTGATCGAGATCGCCGACGAAGGCCGCTACGACCAGTACGACATCTTCATCGACAAGCCGCGCCAGCTCGTGCCGCGCGAGCTGCGGTTCACGGTTCCCGAGCGCATCGACGTCACCGGCAAGGTCTGGATCGACCTCGACGAGGCGGCGGTCGTCGCGGTCGCCGGAGCGCTGAAGGCGGCCGGCGTCGAGGCCGTGGCCGTGGCCTTCATCCATTCCTACGCCAATGCGGCCCACGAGGCGCGTGTGCGCGACATCCTCGCCCGCGAGACGCCGGGCATCGCCGTGACCCTGTCCTCGGAGGTCTGCCCGGAGATGCGCGAATACGAGCGCACCTCGACGGCGGTCGCCAACGCCTATGTGCAGCCGCTGATGGCCGGCTATCTCGGCCGGCTGAAGGCCCGCTTCGCGGCGGAGGGCTATACGAAACCCATCCATCTGATGACCTCCGGCGGCTCGCTGGCGACGCTGGAGACGGCCGCGCGCTTTCCCATCCGCCTCGTTGAATCCGGCCCGGCCGGCGGCGCCATCCTCGCCGCCCACATCGCCGCAGAGCGCGGCGAGGGCAAGGTCCTGTCGTTCGACATGGGCGGTACCACCGCCAAGATCTGCCTCATCCACGACGCGACGCCCTACAAGGCGCGCACCTTCGAGGTGGACCGCCAGTCGCGCTTCATGAAGGGGTCCGGCCTGCCGGTGCGCATCCCCGTCATCGAGATGGTGGAGATCGGCGCGGGCGGCGGCTCCATCGCGCGGGTCGACACGCTGAAGCGCATCACCGTCGGACCCGATTCTGCCGCCTCCGTTCCCGGACCTGCCTGCTACGGCCGCGGCGGCGAACTGCCGACCGTCACCGACGCCGACGTGGCGCTGGGCAAGATCGAGCCGGCGCGTTTCGCCGGCGGCGCCATCACGCTCTATCCGGAGAAGGCGGATGCGGCGCTCGACGCCAGCGTCGGCAAGCCCCTGTCCCTCTCGACGGCCATGGCCGCCCACGGCGTCGCCGAGATCGTCGACGAGAACATGGCGAACGCCGCCCGCGTCCACTCGGTCGAGCGCGGCGTCGTGGTCTCCGACCACACGATGGTCGCCTTCGGCGGCGCCGCTCCGCTCCACGCCGCGCGCCTTGCCGAGAAGCTCGGCATCGCCCGCGTGGTGGTGCCTGCGGATGCCGGCGTCGGTTCGGCGGTGGGTTTCCTGCGCGCCCCGGCGGCCTATGAACTGGTCCATTCGAAGTTCATGCGGCTCGATAAGTTCGACCTCGCGGAGGCCAACCGGCTGCTCGCGGCCATGAGCGCCGAGGCGACGGAGCTCGCCAGCGCCGCCGCCGGCAACCGCGCCCTGACCGAGACCCGCACCGCCTTCATGCGCTATGCGGGGCAGGGGCACGAAATCGCCGTGGCCCTTCCCAACCGCCCGCTGGCGGAGGCCGACATTCCGGCCATGCGGGAGCACTTCGAGGCGGGTTACCGCCAGCTCTTCGCCCGCCACATTCCCGGCGCCGCCATCGAGATCCTCTCTTGGTCGCTGCTGGTGACCACCGACACGGCGCGCCCGCCGCTGCTGGCGACGCCCGCGGCCGCCGCGGGCCCCAAGCCCATCGGCATGCGCCCGGTCTTCGACGCCAAGGCCGGCAAGACGGTTGAGGTGCCGATGTACGACCGCCTCGCCATGGCGCCCGGCGCCCGCATCGAGGGCCCGGCCATCGTCGTGGAGGCCGGCACCTCGACCTATGTGACCGCCGCCTTCGACGCCGAGATCGACGGCGGCCTCGGCCTCGTCCTCACCGCCCGCAAGTCCACCGCGAAGGGACAGTGA